The genomic region TCTTAGCGGCTGCGGGCAGGCCCCTTCCTCACCCGAGCACGACGCGGGTTCTTCCGACGTCGGCCTTTCGGGCGTGCAAGCATCCGCCGGCCAGGCCGGAGCGGCAAACGGCGCCGGCGTTCCTGTCGCCGCAGGCTCCGGCGGTCCTGTCTCCGCAGGCTCCGCGGCCAAAGCGCGGATCGGTTCCGGTATCGATCCCGCCAGCCTGCCGGGCGGCTCCGTCTACCGCAATCCCGCCAACGGCCGCAACGAGGTCATCGTCAAGGACTCCAGCAACACCGCGGTGCTGATTGGCGACTCGCAATCGGAACCGTCGTTTGGATGGCCCAGGCAGGGGCTGGCCGCGGCGGGCTACAAGGTTTTCTTCTGCGGCCGGGGAGGCACCGGCTACGTGGCGTCGAACGGCAAAACGGGCAACTACATTGACGCTCTCCAGCGCGGCGACTGGAAACTCCCGTACGGCACTCCTCCCCTCGTCGTGCTCGAAGGCGGCGGGAACGACGCCGCGCGCGGCGCCTCGGACGCGCAGATCGTCGCAAATGCCGAGCGGCTGATCGCCATTATCCAGCAGCGCTACCCCGCGGCCCGGGTGCTGATGGTCGGCACCCTCGCGCGCGGCGCCCACTATGGCGGAGGCCGCCGGAGCGAGGTGGACACGCTTCTCGGGAAAGTGGCGAACCGGCACGGGCTGCCGTTCGTCAGCGCGGGCGACTGGCTCACCCGGTACAACCTCACGGGTTCGATGGCGGACGGGGTGCACCTGAACCGGCACGGCCACGCGGCCCTGGGCGCCGTTTTCGGCCAGCGCCTGGAGGCGATGGGGCTGGAATACCAGGACCCGGCGCTCCTCGCCGGTTTGTACCACTAGCGCCGGACCGGGCACCGGACGAAGCCCCGGCCCCGCAGCACGAACCGCAAGCTGCACGGCACAGGAACCCGGCTGCAGAGCAACCAGCGCAGCAGCCGGCACACCAGCCGGCACACCAGCCAGCACAACAAAGGAGCCGGTGCCTGCCCGACGGGCAGACACCGGCTCCTGTGTTAATGGCGTGTGGTGCCACTGGCGTGCTGGGCTAGCTGGAATTACGTCCAGAGCCCCGGGACAGCGTCGGGCTCAGGCCACTTCCGGCGGCAGCATGAGGCCGGCGCCCGGGATGGCGTTAAGGAGCGCCCTGGTGTACTCCCGCTGCGGCGATTCGAAAACATCGTCCGTGGACCCGGTCTCCACCAGCTTGCCCTTTTCCATGACGCACACGTGGTCGGCGATCTGCCGGACCACCGCGAGGTCGTGGGTGATGAACAGGTAGGTCAGGCCGAGCCGTGACTGCAGTTCGGCGAGCAGGTTCAGCACCTGCGCCTGCACCAGCACGTCCAGCGCCGAGACGGCCTCGTCGCAGATGATCACTTCCGGGTCCAGGGCCAGGGCGCGGGCGATCGCGACGCGCTGGCGCTGGCCGCCGGAGAGCTCGTTCGGGTACCGCTGCATGGTGGACTGCGGCAGCGCCACCTGGTCCAGCAGCTCCCGGACCTTCTTCTCGCGGCTGGCCTTGTCCCCGATCTTGTGGGTCCGCAGCGGCTCCTCGATGGTCCTGAAGATGTTGTACATCGGGTCCAGCGAACCGTACGGGTCCTGGAAGATCGGCTGCACACGGCGCCGGAAGGCAAAGATTTCCTTGCTGTTCAGCGTGGAGGTGTCCACGCCGTCGAAGATAATCTTGCCGGAGGTCGGCGTCAGGAGGTTCAGGACCATCTGCGCCACCGTGGACTTGCCGGATCCCGACTCCCCCACGATCGCCGTCGTGGTTCCCCGCTTGACGCTGAAGGAGACGTCGTCGACGGCGGTGAAGTCCGTGGACTTGCCCAGGCCCGAGCGGAGCTTGAAGACCTTCTTGAGGTTCTGGATCTGCAGGACCTCGTCCCTCTTGGACGGCTCAACCACACCGGTGTCGGTGGGGGCGAGCATGTCGTCGGTTTCCACGCCCAGTTCCTTGGCGGCCTGGATACGACGGGACGCCAACGACGGCGCCGAGGCCACCAGCCGCTGCGTGTAGGGGTGCTGAGGGTTCTGCAGGAGCTCCAGGGAGGGCCCGGATTCGACGACCTGGCCGCGGTACATGACGACCACCTGGTCGGCTCGCTCGGCGGCGAGGCCGAGGTCGTGCGTGATCAGCAGCACCGCGGTGCCGAGCTGCGTCGTCATCTTGTCCAGGTGATCGAGGATCTGGCGCTGCACGGTGACGTCGAGCGCCGACGTGGGCTCGTCCGCGATCAGCAGGCGCGGCTGGCAGGAGAGCCCGATCGCAATCAGCGCGCGCTGGCGCATGCCGCCGGAGAACTCGTGCGGGTACTGCTTGGCACGGCTTGCCGCGTCCGGCAGCCCGGCCTGGGACAGGACCTTTGCGACGTCGTCGGGGCCGCTCGGGAGTCCGTTGGCCTTCAACGTCTCGCGGACCTGGTCGCCAATCTTCCACACCGGGTTCAAGTTGGACATCGGGTCCTGCGGGACCATGCCGATGCTGTTGCCGCGGAGTTCGATCATCCGTTTTTCGCTGGCGTTGGAGATGTCCTCGCCGTCGAACAGGATCCGGCCTGCGGCGACGCGGCCGTTGCCCGGGAGCAGGCCGATGGCAGCCAGGGCGGTGGTGGACTTGCCGGAGCCCGACTCGCCCACGATCGCGACGGTTTCGCCCGGCATGACGGTGAGGTGGGCGTTGCGGACGGCGTTGACCTCACCGTTGCTGGTGGTGAAGCCGATGGCCAGGTCCCGGATTTCGAGCAGCGGCCGGTCGGTGACGACCTCCACTTCCTGGATATCAACAGAGGCGCTCATGGTGTCCCCTTTCATCGCTTGCGGGCTTTGGGATCGAGCGCGTCACGCAGGGCATCGCCCAGCATGATGAAGCTCAGGACGGTGATGGACAGCGCGATGGCCGGGTAGAGCAGCGGCATCGGGTTGGACCGGAGCGAGGCCTGTGCCGCCTGGATGTCATTTCCCCAGGACATGACGCTGGGCGGCAGCCCGATGCCCAGGAAGGACAGCGTGGATTCGGCCACGATGAAGGTGCCCAGGGAGATGGTGGCGACGACGATGATCGGAGCCAGCGAGTTCGGCAGGACGTGGCGCATGAGGGCACCGAACTTCGATACGCCGAGCGACCTGGCGGCCGTGACGAAGTCGGCGTTGCGGACCTCGATGACGGCGCCACGGGTAATCCGGGCGATCTGCGGCCAGCCGAAGGCCACCAGGATGAGCACGAGCGTCCAGACCGTCCGGTTCGTCCGGAACATCGGCAGCTGCATGAGCACGATCGCGCCCAGGATCAGGGGCAGGGCGAAGAAGATGTCATTGATGCGGGCCAGGATGGAGTCGATCCAGCCGCCGTAGTAGCCGGCCACGGCACCCATGATGCCGCCGATCAGGAGCACTCCGATAGTGGTGAAAAGGCCCACCGTCACCGAGGAGCGCGTGCCGAAGATGACACGGGCGTAGACGTCGCAGCCCTGCTGGGTGAAGCCCAGGGGGTGACCCGCGGCCGGTCCGGCGTCGGAGTTGGCCAGCTGGCACGCCTCCGCCGTCGGGTCGATCGGCGAGAAGAGTCCGGGGAAGATGGAGACCGCCACGACCACAAGGATCAGGAACGCGGAGATCAGGAAGAGCGGCTGCTTGCGCAGGTTCTTCCAGGCCTCGCCCCAGAGGCTCAGCGGTGCGGCTTCGTCCTTGACCCGGTCCGTCACCTGGAGCGGGGTCTCGGAGACGTCGGCGACGAAGTGCTCGATCCGGCGGCCCGGACGAACGGAAACGGCGTGGCGTGCGGGGGTGTTCTCAGGAGTCATAGCGGATCCTCGGGTCAAGCCAGCCGTAAAGCAGGTCAACGAGCAGGTTGGAGAGGCAGTAGATCAGCACCAGGACGGTGACGATCGAGACCACCGTGGGGCCTTCGCCCGACAGCACAGCCCGGTAGAGCCGGTTGCCCACGCCCGGAACGTTGAAGATGCCTTCCGTGACGATTGCCCCGCCCATCAGGGCGCCGAGGTCGGCGCCCAGGAACGTAATGACGGGGATCAGGGAGTTGCGCAGGATGTGGACGCGGACCACCTGGAACCGGGAGAGGCCCTTGGCGGTGGCGGTGCGCACGTAGTCGGCGTTCATGTTTTCGATGACGGACGTGCGGGTCAGGCGCAGGACATAGGCGAAGGAGCCCAGCCCCAGCACGATCGCCGGCAGGATGAGGTCCTGGACGGTCGCGGCGGAACTGACGGTCGGTTTGGCCCAGCCCAGCTGGACGCCGATGGTGAACTGCAGCAGGAAGCCGAGGACGAAGATCGGGATGCCGATCACGACCAGGGAGGCGACCAGAACCGTGGCGTCGAAGAACTTGCCCTTGCGCAGGCCTGCGATGAGGCCGAAGACGATGCCGAAAACACCCTCAAAGATCAGCGCCATGATGGCCAGCCGCGCCGTGACGGGGAAGACCTCGCCGAGCACGGCGGCGATGGGACGGCCGGAGAAGTCCTGGCCGAGGTCGAACGTGAAGATGCTCTTGAGGTAAAGCAGGTATTGCATCCAGAACGGCTGGTCCAGGTGATACTGCGCCCGCAGCTTGGCTGCCACGGCCTCGTTGACCGGCTTGTCGCCGAACAAGGCCACGATGGGGTCGCCGGGCAGGCTGAAGACCAGGAAGTACACCAGCAGTGTTGCGCCCAAAAAGACGGGAATCAGTTGCAGGAAACGCTTGAGGATGTAGGTCGACATCAGCGAGTCACACCCTCGTTGGCAGGCACCCTGTCCAGGGATGCGGCGGAGTTGTTCATCAAAGAACCTTTTCACTATGGATGCAGGCCGGCGCCGGTTCACTCACGGCGGCAGGGCTGCGAAAAGTTCGCCCGAAGAACCGGGCGTCAAGAAAATAATTGGGGGGAAACACGACGACGGCGGAGGCCCCGGTATGGGCGGCCCCCGCCGTCGTTTTGTTGTTACTTGCCGGTTACGTTGTAGTACAGCGGGACGCCGTCCCAGCCGTAGTCAACGTTGGTGACCTTGTCGCTCCAGCCGCCCTGGGCAACCTGGTACCACAGGGGGATGGCCGGCAGGTCCTGGAGGAGAATCTCCTGGGCCTTGTTCATGGCCTTGTTGCCGTCGCTGACCGACGAGGCGTTCAGGCCGTCGGAGACAGCCTTGTCGAAGGTCGGGTTCGCGTACTCAGCGTCGTTGGAGCCGGCACCGGTCTTGTAGATCGGGCCGAGGAAGTTGTACAGCGACGGGTAGTCTGCCTGCCAGCCGGCGCGGATGGAGCCGGTGAGGGTCTTGGCGGTGGCGTCGTTGCGGGCTTCCTTGAAGGTGGCGTACGGCTTGCCTTCAACCTTGATGCCGAGGGTGTTCTTGAGCTGGTTGACGACTGCCTCAACCCATGCCTTGTGTCCGCCCTTGTCGGCGTTGTAGGCGATGGTGAAGGTCTCGTTGGCGTCCCATTTCTGGATCGCGTCTGCCTTGGTCCAGGCTTCCTTGGCCTTGGTGGCATCGAACTTCAGGTTGTCAGCACCGGGGATCGCGTCGCTGTAGCCGTCAAGCACGGGAGCCGTGAAGTCCTTGGCGGGCTGGCGTGCGCCATTGAAGATGACCTTGGTGATCTCGTCGCGGTTGATTGCCATGGAGATCGCCTGGCGACGGAGCTTTCCGGCCTCGCCGGTCCATTCCGGCAAGTATTCCGGAATGGCGATGGTCTGGTTGCCGGCGTACGGCTTGTTGATGGTGCGGTCGCCGAGGTCAGACTTGAAGTTCTTCAGCGCGCTGGTCGGGATGGTCTGCAGGATGTCCAGGTTGTTGGACAGCAGGTCCTGGT from Arthrobacter sp. NicSoilB8 harbors:
- a CDS encoding ABC transporter substrate-binding protein, whose amino-acid sequence is MRFSRTSKALGMVAIAALALTGCGASGSANGSGSTGGDTSKVILADGSEPQRPLMPADTNEVGGGKVIDMIFAGLVSYDPSGKPVNELAESIEGKDGQHFTIKVKKDQKFTNGEVITAKTFVDSWNFGAAAKNAQLSGGFFESIKGYDEASAEGSTVETMSGLKVVDDQTFTVELKQPESDWPLRLGYTAFVPVPSGALKDPKGFGEKPVGNGPYKLADGGWQHNVQIQLVPNPDYNGPRKAKNAGVTFKIFQNDDAAYQDLLSNNLDILQTIPTSALKNFKSDLGDRTINKPYAGNQTIAIPEYLPEWTGEAGKLRRQAISMAINRDEITKVIFNGARQPAKDFTAPVLDGYSDAIPGADNLKFDATKAKEAWTKADAIQKWDANETFTIAYNADKGGHKAWVEAVVNQLKNTLGIKVEGKPYATFKEARNDATAKTLTGSIRAGWQADYPSLYNFLGPIYKTGAGSNDAEYANPTFDKAVSDGLNASSVSDGNKAMNKAQEILLQDLPAIPLWYQVAQGGWSDKVTNVDYGWDGVPLYYNVTGK
- a CDS encoding ABC transporter ATP-binding protein gives rise to the protein MSASVDIQEVEVVTDRPLLEIRDLAIGFTTSNGEVNAVRNAHLTVMPGETVAIVGESGSGKSTTALAAIGLLPGNGRVAAGRILFDGEDISNASEKRMIELRGNSIGMVPQDPMSNLNPVWKIGDQVRETLKANGLPSGPDDVAKVLSQAGLPDAASRAKQYPHEFSGGMRQRALIAIGLSCQPRLLIADEPTSALDVTVQRQILDHLDKMTTQLGTAVLLITHDLGLAAERADQVVVMYRGQVVESGPSLELLQNPQHPYTQRLVASAPSLASRRIQAAKELGVETDDMLAPTDTGVVEPSKRDEVLQIQNLKKVFKLRSGLGKSTDFTAVDDVSFSVKRGTTTAIVGESGSGKSTVAQMVLNLLTPTSGKIIFDGVDTSTLNSKEIFAFRRRVQPIFQDPYGSLDPMYNIFRTIEEPLRTHKIGDKASREKKVRELLDQVALPQSTMQRYPNELSGGQRQRVAIARALALDPEVIICDEAVSALDVLVQAQVLNLLAELQSRLGLTYLFITHDLAVVRQIADHVCVMEKGKLVETGSTDDVFESPQREYTRALLNAIPGAGLMLPPEVA
- a CDS encoding SGNH/GDSL hydrolase family protein, translating into MRNASALSRFVATMIAVGALLSGCGQAPSSPEHDAGSSDVGLSGVQASAGQAGAANGAGVPVAAGSGGPVSAGSAAKARIGSGIDPASLPGGSVYRNPANGRNEVIVKDSSNTAVLIGDSQSEPSFGWPRQGLAAAGYKVFFCGRGGTGYVASNGKTGNYIDALQRGDWKLPYGTPPLVVLEGGGNDAARGASDAQIVANAERLIAIIQQRYPAARVLMVGTLARGAHYGGGRRSEVDTLLGKVANRHGLPFVSAGDWLTRYNLTGSMADGVHLNRHGHAALGAVFGQRLEAMGLEYQDPALLAGLYH
- a CDS encoding ABC transporter permease; this translates as MTPENTPARHAVSVRPGRRIEHFVADVSETPLQVTDRVKDEAAPLSLWGEAWKNLRKQPLFLISAFLILVVVAVSIFPGLFSPIDPTAEACQLANSDAGPAAGHPLGFTQQGCDVYARVIFGTRSSVTVGLFTTIGVLLIGGIMGAVAGYYGGWIDSILARINDIFFALPLILGAIVLMQLPMFRTNRTVWTLVLILVAFGWPQIARITRGAVIEVRNADFVTAARSLGVSKFGALMRHVLPNSLAPIIVVATISLGTFIVAESTLSFLGIGLPPSVMSWGNDIQAAQASLRSNPMPLLYPAIALSITVLSFIMLGDALRDALDPKARKR
- a CDS encoding ABC transporter permease, with protein sequence MSTYILKRFLQLIPVFLGATLLVYFLVFSLPGDPIVALFGDKPVNEAVAAKLRAQYHLDQPFWMQYLLYLKSIFTFDLGQDFSGRPIAAVLGEVFPVTARLAIMALIFEGVFGIVFGLIAGLRKGKFFDATVLVASLVVIGIPIFVLGFLLQFTIGVQLGWAKPTVSSAATVQDLILPAIVLGLGSFAYVLRLTRTSVIENMNADYVRTATAKGLSRFQVVRVHILRNSLIPVITFLGADLGALMGGAIVTEGIFNVPGVGNRLYRAVLSGEGPTVVSIVTVLVLIYCLSNLLVDLLYGWLDPRIRYDS